In a genomic window of Taylorella equigenitalis ATCC 35865:
- the cas2 gene encoding CRISPR-associated endonuclease Cas2: MLVLITYDVDMKDNSGAKRMRKISNACQNFGLRVQYSVFECDIDPEKWIKLKSTLLDLYAPEKDSLRFYNLGSKWRGKVEHHGAKPSIDIFKDPLIL, encoded by the coding sequence ATGTTAGTACTTATTACTTATGATGTAGATATGAAAGACAATTCAGGTGCTAAAAGAATGAGAAAAATTTCGAATGCCTGTCAAAACTTCGGACTTAGAGTTCAATACTCGGTGTTTGAATGTGATATAGACCCAGAAAAGTGGATAAAATTAAAGAGTACTTTGCTTGATTTATACGCCCCTGAAAAGGATAGTTTGAGATTTTACAATTTGGGAAGTAAATGGCGGGGAAAGGTTGAGCATCACGGTGCAAAACCTTCGATAGATATTTTCAAGGATCCTTTAATTCTTTAA
- the cas1c gene encoding type I-C CRISPR-associated endonuclease Cas1c: MKKLTNSIYVTSQGSYLHKERDTIVLEVDKKKVAQIPIHSIGQIFCFGNVLISPFLVGFCGEKNVLLCLYTEHGRFLGRYVGKQNGNVLLRKNQYRMADNCPLPIAKNIIAAKIQSSKRVLQRFIRNHTNNSEIESTIGSLTFILNNIKNITSKQSLLGLEGDAASRYFSVFDTLILKPSNFRFNGRFKRPPTDPVNAILSFLYSVLSNDITSALQGVGLDPQVGFLHSDRSGRSSLSLDILEELRAWLVDRLVLTMINLKQIDINGFEVELSGAIRMKDDLRKKILSIYQSKKQELIIHPYINEKIPIGLIPHIQSQLLARHIRGELQEYPPFLMR; this comes from the coding sequence ATGAAGAAATTGACTAATTCAATTTATGTTACTTCTCAAGGTAGTTATTTACACAAAGAAAGGGATACAATCGTTTTGGAAGTTGATAAAAAAAAAGTTGCTCAAATTCCTATCCACTCAATTGGGCAAATTTTCTGCTTTGGCAATGTATTAATATCTCCTTTTCTAGTTGGTTTCTGTGGAGAAAAAAATGTTCTTTTATGTTTATATACTGAACATGGTAGATTTCTTGGGAGATATGTTGGAAAACAAAATGGAAACGTACTTCTAAGAAAAAATCAATATAGAATGGCGGATAACTGCCCTTTGCCGATTGCTAAAAACATAATTGCTGCTAAGATTCAATCCTCTAAGCGTGTTTTACAAAGATTCATAAGGAATCATACGAATAATTCAGAAATAGAGTCAACAATAGGTTCTTTAACGTTTATATTAAACAATATTAAAAATATAACTTCTAAACAATCATTGCTTGGCTTAGAAGGAGATGCAGCTTCAAGGTATTTCTCTGTCTTTGATACCTTAATACTTAAACCATCAAACTTTAGATTTAATGGAAGATTTAAAAGACCTCCGACTGATCCAGTGAATGCCATTCTTTCATTTTTATATTCAGTTTTATCTAATGATATAACAAGTGCTTTACAAGGTGTAGGACTAGATCCACAGGTTGGTTTTTTGCATTCAGATAGGTCAGGGAGAAGTAGTTTGAGTTTAGATATTCTTGAAGAGCTAAGAGCATGGTTGGTTGATAGACTCGTTCTAACAATGATAAATCTAAAGCAAATAGATATAAATGGATTTGAGGTTGAGCTAAGCGGTGCAATTAGGATGAAAGATGATTTAAGAAAAAAAATCTTAAGTATTTACCAATCAAAAAAACAAGAATTAATCATACATCCTTATATCAACGAAAAAATACCTATAGGGTTAATTCCACATATACAATCACAATTGCTGGCTCGTCATATAAGAGGTGAATTACAAGAATATCCTCCCTTCTTAATGAGGTAA
- the cas4 gene encoding CRISPR-associated protein Cas4 gives MVDKPYFQLSALQHYAFCKRQAYLIYVEGLWAENYLTASGDLIHSKVDSGVSDSRNNIKQVRNIQIVSHKYQMSGLIDLIEYSDMNHITIIEYKRGKPKPNEMDEVQVCAQALCLEEMLGVVLSYGYIWYDLNKARHKVCFTDELRDITISLINEVQILFDSPKAPNPVLCSSCKSCSIYDTCLPNIISLDKTKEYIDNLYDSSYEEID, from the coding sequence ATGGTAGATAAACCCTATTTTCAACTCTCAGCCCTTCAACATTATGCCTTTTGCAAAAGACAAGCGTACCTAATTTATGTTGAGGGGCTTTGGGCTGAAAACTATCTAACAGCCTCTGGTGACTTGATACATTCAAAAGTTGATTCTGGAGTTTCAGATTCAAGAAACAACATAAAACAAGTTAGAAATATTCAAATCGTTTCTCATAAATATCAAATGTCAGGGCTTATAGATTTGATTGAATATTCAGATATGAATCATATTACCATCATTGAATATAAACGAGGAAAGCCTAAACCAAATGAAATGGACGAGGTTCAAGTTTGTGCTCAAGCTTTATGTTTAGAAGAAATGTTAGGTGTTGTACTCAGCTATGGTTACATTTGGTACGATCTAAATAAAGCTAGACATAAAGTTTGTTTTACCGATGAACTTAGAGATATAACCATTTCATTAATAAACGAAGTTCAAATTTTGTTTGATAGTCCTAAAGCTCCAAATCCTGTACTTTGCTCTAGTTGCAAATCTTGCTCTATATATGACACTTGTTTGCCAAATATAATTAGTTTAGATAAAACTAAAGAATATATTGATAACCTCTACGATAGTTCTTATGAAGAAATTGACTAA
- the cas7c gene encoding type I-C CRISPR-associated protein Cas7/Csd2: MTLENKIDFALIIKVKNANPNGDPLNGNRPRVNFDGLGEISDVCLKRKIRNRILALKGNEEGFKIFVQSDDNNVDGITTLEKRAEDEEHGLGKRGFNDRNTAYENACKKWYDVRAFGQVFAIKKKAGESEGVSIGIRGPVTIQPAFSVDPVNITSTQITKSVSGSGDGKKKSSDTMGMKHRIDEAVYVSFGSISPQLAEKTGFSNDDADILKNAMLSMFEGDASSARPEGSMEILKLIWWKHDSKLGKHSSAKVHQSLEVNSDGSFNINDLSELKPEILDGR; this comes from the coding sequence ATGACTTTAGAGAATAAAATTGATTTTGCTTTAATCATAAAAGTAAAAAATGCTAATCCAAATGGAGATCCACTTAACGGTAATAGACCGAGAGTAAATTTTGATGGTCTCGGGGAAATCAGTGATGTATGCTTGAAAAGAAAGATTCGCAATAGGATTTTAGCTCTAAAAGGAAACGAAGAAGGATTCAAAATTTTTGTTCAGTCAGATGATAATAATGTTGATGGTATAACAACTCTAGAAAAAAGAGCAGAAGATGAAGAGCATGGATTAGGTAAAAGAGGATTTAATGATCGTAATACTGCCTACGAGAACGCATGCAAAAAATGGTACGATGTCAGAGCTTTCGGTCAAGTTTTTGCTATAAAAAAGAAAGCAGGTGAATCAGAAGGTGTATCAATAGGAATAAGAGGCCCAGTAACAATTCAACCTGCATTTTCAGTTGACCCAGTTAATATCACATCTACACAGATTACAAAAAGTGTTAGCGGATCTGGAGATGGAAAAAAGAAAAGCTCCGATACTATGGGTATGAAACATAGAATAGATGAAGCTGTTTATGTATCATTTGGCTCAATTTCACCTCAGCTAGCTGAAAAAACAGGCTTTTCTAATGATGATGCAGACATACTTAAAAATGCTATGTTATCTATGTTTGAGGGAGATGCTTCATCTGCGAGACCTGAGGGTAGCATGGAAATATTAAAGCTTATTTGGTGGAAACACGATTCCAAATTAGGTAAGCATTCTTCAGCTAAAGTTCATCAATCCTTAGAGGTAAATTCAGATGGTTCATTTAACATTAATGATCTCAGTGAATTAAAACCTGAAATTTTAGATGGTAGATAA
- the cas8c gene encoding type I-C CRISPR-associated protein Cas8c/Csd1 yields MSWISSLVEAYDFIDQDIKSNINESKKIEPLTPILHNKQKVDLIVTIDIDGNFKSVESISSESKNNSYLIPVTPQSDSRTSGTEPHPLADNLGYVAGDLKDYFSTPKEVNKFEEKNSKYLELIGQWSKTESYKVLQAINKYVNKKSLIKDLLNNNVLAISEEQKLIYSLTEKGDVDKLFVVWSVIDSAGNSYQSWSDENLISSWIDFCSTKLDNKFCFYYGENKTYSTSYSCKISNAGDREKIISSNDSKGFTYRGRAIEAHEAATISVEASYKLHAMLRWLKERGQSFTYDNIEIISWANLNLKPIVLPTLEIEEPSNPFDDEETNSEPDWTSSYGFQASKKLKEKLAGFSNNLSDSDKISIIIFKSASPGRRSILYFREMLKDDYLRNINKWIEDLSWTFSIKGEAYEFSPSPWIIVNELYGNESTTLKTSILSNLIPIQINNLQIPWDLVSKAFHNACNPLKYDNFKRRKNISLACSIYKGYSIRNLNKEVEMSLNLTNKSRDYLYGRLLAVAQAVEDSVIKDIEPGSKRDTSAERYFQRFSTRPYTTWKVIYDSLKIYSKRYRFGNPDIIIGEIMELFDEESYKNDKALSPEFLLGYHCQLNEIYKRKGSDTHSETTVATEESTLN; encoded by the coding sequence ATGAGTTGGATTAGTTCTTTAGTAGAAGCATATGATTTTATTGATCAAGATATAAAATCCAATATAAACGAATCCAAGAAGATTGAACCATTAACACCCATTCTGCACAACAAACAGAAAGTTGATTTAATAGTAACAATTGATATAGACGGAAATTTCAAATCAGTAGAATCAATTTCTTCAGAAAGCAAAAATAACTCTTATTTAATTCCTGTAACACCCCAGTCCGATTCCAGAACTAGTGGCACCGAACCACACCCACTCGCTGATAATCTTGGCTATGTTGCTGGAGATCTAAAAGACTATTTTTCCACACCTAAAGAAGTAAATAAATTTGAAGAAAAGAATTCCAAATATTTAGAGTTAATAGGTCAGTGGAGCAAAACTGAAAGTTATAAAGTTCTCCAAGCTATTAACAAATATGTAAATAAAAAATCTCTAATTAAAGACCTGTTAAACAACAATGTACTCGCTATCTCAGAGGAACAAAAATTAATTTATTCCTTAACTGAGAAGGGTGATGTTGATAAATTATTTGTAGTGTGGTCAGTAATTGACTCTGCAGGCAACTCATATCAATCGTGGAGTGATGAAAATTTAATTTCCTCTTGGATCGACTTTTGTTCAACAAAACTTGACAATAAATTCTGTTTTTATTATGGCGAAAACAAAACTTATTCTACAAGTTACTCTTGCAAAATTTCGAACGCAGGGGACAGAGAAAAAATAATTTCATCTAATGATTCAAAAGGCTTCACATACAGAGGAAGAGCAATAGAAGCTCACGAAGCAGCGACAATTTCAGTTGAAGCCTCTTATAAATTGCACGCTATGTTGAGATGGCTAAAAGAGAGGGGTCAATCTTTTACTTACGATAACATTGAAATAATTTCTTGGGCTAATTTAAATTTAAAACCTATAGTATTGCCAACTTTAGAAATTGAAGAACCTTCAAATCCTTTTGATGATGAAGAAACGAACAGTGAACCTGATTGGACTTCTTCTTATGGATTTCAAGCATCTAAAAAACTAAAAGAAAAACTTGCTGGTTTTAGTAATAACTTATCTGACAGCGATAAGATTTCAATAATCATCTTTAAATCTGCTTCTCCTGGTAGGAGATCAATACTCTACTTTCGAGAAATGCTTAAAGATGACTATTTGAGGAATATAAACAAATGGATTGAGGATTTGTCATGGACTTTTTCTATTAAGGGTGAAGCATATGAATTCAGCCCTTCACCATGGATTATAGTTAACGAACTATATGGAAACGAATCCACTACTTTAAAAACTTCCATTTTATCAAACCTAATCCCAATACAAATTAACAATTTACAAATTCCATGGGACTTGGTTTCTAAAGCTTTTCATAATGCATGCAACCCATTGAAATATGACAATTTTAAACGCAGAAAAAACATATCCTTGGCTTGCTCAATTTACAAAGGATACTCTATTCGAAACTTAAATAAGGAGGTTGAAATGTCACTTAACTTAACAAACAAATCAAGAGATTATCTATACGGTAGGCTCTTGGCCGTAGCACAGGCAGTAGAAGATTCAGTAATTAAAGATATTGAGCCTGGCTCTAAAAGAGATACATCTGCGGAGAGATATTTCCAAAGATTCTCTACTCGACCCTATACAACTTGGAAGGTAATTTACGATTCGCTAAAAATATATTCAAAGAGATATAGATTTGGCAATCCAGACATAATAATTGGAGAAATTATGGAACTATTTGATGAAGAAAGCTATAAAAATGACAAGGCACTTAGTCCTGAATTTTTATTAGGATACCATTGCCAGTTAAATGAAATTTATAAAAGAAAGGGCTCTGATACTCATTCAGAAACCACTGTTGCAACAGAAGAATCAACTTTAAATTAA